The genomic interval TTTCGCTACAACAGATGCACACGAGATAATAGGCATCAACTCATCACCTTTAATCAAAGTCTTTAAATGCACATCTTTATGTGCTAAAAACGTAGGAATATGCGCCCCAAAAGTCGTATTGCCATCTATTACGATATCCAATGGCTGATTTTGCACTAATATATTCTGCTCTAACATATATGAGCCAAGATAAGATAGAACTTCCTCTATACCGCTTCTCATAGCCCAGCTTAAACCATATTTATCAATATCCCACGCTTGTATTTGTGCCACATAAAATCCTATTTCCCCTCTCTTTTGAGAATCTAAAAGTGCATTATAAACACGCACACGCTGTTTTGGTAACATTTTTTTACTATCTTTTGCCCCAAATTGTGCGATTACTTGCTCATTAGCAATGATTCCAGCGATAAATAACCCCCCGCAAATGCAACCTCGCCCTGCTTCATCAATCCCTGCTACCCACATTTTGTCTCCATATTTTATTTTTTATCATTCCTAAGAATTATATTGTAAAGATATGACTTTAAGTTTAGGCTTAAAAATATGAGAATAAGGTTTTTATGAGATGAGTGGAGCTTTTAAGTTAGCCCTTAAGCGATTTTCACTTAAGGGTTGGAGGTTTTATTTATATCCTAAAAACTAAAGATATATCTCACACCAGCATTATAAGTATGTGAGGCTGTTACTTTTGGATTACCTGCCGCATCTGCTTTTTGCAATGTCGTAGCGATAAAAGGCACACGAGCAGCAATTTCAATGCCGTGTGCTTTAGCAATCTCTGTGCGCAAACCAACATTAAGCGCAAGATTTAAACCTGTTTTATCCATTTTATCATCTTTAAAAGTTTTGCCACCCCAAGAGTTAGCACCAAGTCCAAGTCCCAAAAATGCACCAAAGCTTGTATCTCCAGAAATAAAGTTATAGAGCGCATCAACATTCACTCCATAATCCATTACATTACCTGTTATTTTATCACCACCACTTGCTTTTTTACTTGCATCTGCATAGGCAAAGTTTGCATAATAGCGCAAACCAAAATCTTGTGTAAAGAATTGTTTATAACCAGCAATCACTTCATAGCTTATACCACTTAAGTTTTGCTTTTCGCTACCAGCTTTTATTTGAGAGCCACCATAGCCTACACCTACACCCACAAAAACACCACTTTCTTCAGCTACAAGTGCAGAACTTGATAACGCTAAAGCCACTACTGAACTTACAAATAATTTTGTAGTTTTCATTAGAAACCACCTTTCATCGAATTAAATTTGCATTGATAATGCGAATTCAATTTTAGCCCCCCCCCCGATTTTGCTTAAAAGCAAAAGAGTTGGTAAAAATAAAATATACTTATGTAGAATAATGTAACATTATGATATAAAAATATGAGATTAAAGATGAAGTTTATTGTAATATTGATTGAGGATTAATGCGAAGAGAATTTAGAATCTCAAAAACTAATTCCTTTAGTCCGCTCTTTTGAATGCTTGAAATAGGCAAAATAAAACTTTGCGGATTACCTTTTTGAGCTAAAAACTGCTCAAGTTCTTGTGTTTGCTTGTCAAATTTGTCTGCAAACTCTTCTCCCAAATGCTGCATATCACTTTTTGAAAGCACGATTCCAAAAGCTCTTTGCGATAAAATTGGAGAAAATTTTTCTAACTCTAAGGAGAGAATCTCCCATTGCTCCTTTAAACTCTGCTCACGCATAATATCTAGCACAAAAAGTAAGAATCCTGTGCGCTCAATATGTTTTAAAAACGCTATGCCTAAGCCCTTTCCTCCACTTGCTCCCTCAATAATTCCGGGAATATCCGCCATTACAAAAGAAGAAAACTCATCTGCATCAACCACGCCAAGATGAGGGATAAGCGTAGTAAATTCATAGTTTGCGACCTCTGGTTTTGCATTTGAGAGGGTTGAAATAAGTGTAGATTTTCCTACATTTGGGAATCCTACTAGCCCCACGTCAGCAATAAGCTTCAATTCTAAGAGGATATGCTTCTCCTCTCCGCTTAAGCCACTTTGAGCATAAGTAGGAGCTTGGTTGGCTGCATTTTTAAAATGTGTATTTCCTAAGCCACCCTTACCACCCTTAAGCAAACACACACGCATAGGACAAGTGTCCATATCCACAATAAGTTCTTTAGTGTCAAAATCAAGAATCTGTGTGCCAAGCGGCACTTTAATCACAACATCATTACCTCTTTTTCCACTACAACGTCTTGAGCCACCGGGTTGTCCATTTTTTGCTTTATAATGCCGTGCGCCACGAAATTTAGAAAGCGTGTCAGTATTGTTATCTACCTCCACATATACATCACCGCCATCGCCACCATCACCGCCATCAGGACCTCCGTGTATAACAAATTTTTCCCTTCGAAAACTTACAGCGCCAGCTCCACCTTTACCAGAAGCGATAAAAATATCTACGCTATCAACAAACATTTCAAAATCCTTGTATTTAGTTTTCAGTGAGCAGTTTTGAATACTACTATGTCATTATTTATTGGAAGCTAGATTGAGATTCTACAAATTTTGTAGATTTATAGAATCTTCATTGATATTGAATATCTTAAGAAGCAGGAATTACAGAAACTTTTTTGCGATTTTTATCTTTTTGTTGGAATTTTACAACACCATCAATGAGTGCATAAATTGTATGGTCTTTACCCAAGCCCACATTATCGCCCGGATGCACTTTTGTGCCCCTTTGTCGAACAATAATATTTCCTGCACGCACAAATTGCGAACCAAATCTCTTTACACCTAAACGGCGTCCAGCAGAATCACGATTATTTTGAGTGCTACCCTGACCTTTTTTATGTGCCATATTTACTCCTTAAAGATTATTTTGCCACAATTTTGAGGATTCTCACACGAGTAAAATCGCGTCTAAAACCCCTTTTTGTTTTACTATCTTTTCTTCTACGTTTTTTGAATGTAACGACTTTTTTGCCTCTGCCTTCATTAATGACTTCTGCCTCAATCTTTGCACCCTTTACAAAAGGTGTGCCAACATCGGTTTTGTCTCCATCAACAATAGCTAAAACTTCGTTCAATTCAACCTTTGACTTTGGCTCAAGGCTCATCTTATCAAGAAGAATAATGCTTCCTTCAACAACCTTGTATTGTTTGCCTCCATTCTTAAATATTGCATACATTAGTGTATCCTTGCGAATTGAAGTATTCTTTTTGCATCAAACAAAAAGCTGGATTTTATCCTAAAATTGTTTAATCTAAGCTTTGAATTGCTATAATTTCAAAATCTACTTCGTTTCCTAAATGGAGGGGGAAAACAATCTTAGGAGTCATCTATGTTTTTTATGAGAATCTTTACGCCTATATTTATTTTGTTATGCTGCTGTTTTAATGCGCTCTACGCTCTTGAACCAAATACTGCCTATAATGGCACAACCTTTATTTATCATACCGATAAGCCTTTGTCTTTGAGTTATAATAAAAAAATGCTACATTTTATGTCCCACCCCACCCAAAAAGATGTATTTATTGCCTTTATTCCTATTGGATATTATGATAAAAACGTAAAAACTCTTAAAAATGGGAGTAAAACCGCACTTGAAATTACTATTTTACAAAAAACTTACAAAAAAGAACAAATTGTTGTCTCACAAGATAAGATTACTTATCCTGATAATATCGCAAAAAGGATTGAAAAAGAAAGAAACGATATGCTCAAAGTATATCGCACAATTACAAAGGGACGATTATGGGACAAGCCATTTATAAAGCCACTAGATTCGGTTATCACAAGCCCTTATGGCACTGCACGCGTTTTTAATGGCACACTTAAAAGCTATCACGGAGGCACAGATTTTCGCGCAACCATAGGCACAAGCGTGAAAGCTAGTAACGATGGTAAAGTTGCCCTTGTCCAAGAGCGCTATCTTTCTGGAAAAACAATCGTTATTGACCACGGAGAAGGACTTTATAGTGTATATTTTCATTTGAATGATTTTGAAGTGAAACAAGGAGATACTATCAAAAGGGGACAAATAATAGCCAAAAGTGGGGATACGGGACGAGTGAGCGGTGCACACCTCCATTTTGGAATCATAATAAATGGCACAAATGTAGATGCAATGGACTTTATAGAACAAGTCAATACATTATTTGATACGTGAAGTTTTAACCTCTCCATAAAGTTTTATAAAGGCATCCGTATCTTTAATATAAACTTCGCTCCGCTCATTTTTAGCAATCAAGCCTTGTTGAAACATTTTTTGTAAAATCCTGCTTAAAGTCTCAAGCTTGATATTTAATTCACGCGCTATAATTTGCCGCTGCACTTGATTGAAACGTTCAATTTGCGTATAAAGCATATAAGCTACACGTGAGGTGCTATCATAAGTTTCTTTAAAAGTAATAAAGTTTTTAAATACAATCATTTTATCCATAAATTCTGACAAAAATGCATTGCTTATTTCAATATTAGATGTAACAAGTTGAGCAAGCTTTGCCAAATCAAGTAATACAATTTCACTTGGCTCTACTCCACGCACATTCGCTGTGGCTTCATAAGGTTCAAAAGAGCCAAAAGCGTTAATAAGTCTTGCTCCTTTGCGTTTATTATCTACATAGCATAAAAACATTTCATTATCATTTTTATCCATTTTATAAAGCTCTACACAACCACGTGCAATTAAACTTGCTGATTGTAATAATTCCCCTTCATAATGCAAAATTGCGTTTCTCTCAATATATTGCAATTTTGTAATGTTCTCGAGCTCATTGAGACTTTCTTCACTTAAATTTGAAAAAACTCCGATAGAACGTAATGCCTTCTTTTTCATTTTCTATCCTTAAAAAATATTATAATTTAGTTATTATATCTAAAAATCCACTTTATATAAGCGTGAGGGTAGCAAAAATAATCAAATAAGAGTAAAATGCCATAAAATTTTTGAAGGATAATTTATGCAATATGATATTTTGGTTATTGGAGGTGGACACGCAGGAGTTGAAGCAAGCATTGTAAGTGCAAAAATGGGTGCAAAAACACATCTTATCACACTTCTAATTCAAAATATTGCCTTAGCGAGTTGTAATCCAGCCGTAGGGGGACTAGGAAAAGGACATCTTGTTAAGGAAATTGACGCACTTGGTGGCGTTATGGGTGTAATCACAGATAAATGCGGCATACAATTTAGAATCTTAAATGCCTCTAAGGGACCAGCTGTGCGTGGCACAAGAGCACAAATAGATATGGATAGATATAGTATTTTTGCAAAAGAAATAGCTCTTAATACTCCTAATCTAACAATCTCTCAAGAAAGCGTAGAATCTTTAATTTATGAGCAAGATTCTAAAGGACGCTATATTGTAAAAGGCGTAACAACTAACATTGGAAAAACTTATTTTGCAAAAAAAGTTATCCTTACCACAGGCACTTTTTTACGAGGGCTTGTGCATATCGGAGAAACAAAATTACAAAATGGACGTTTTGGTGAAATGAGTCCACAGAATCTTAGCAATTCACTCCAAGATATGGGCTTAACTCTTGGGCGATTAAAAACAGGGACTTGCGCAAGAATTGATGGACGAAGCATTGATTTTTCCGCTCTTGAAATACATAATGGAGATGAGAAACCACCTCATTTTAGCTATAAAACGATAAATTTTTCACCCACACAACTTCCTTGTTTTGTAACTTATACCAATGAAAACACTCATAAAATTATCCGCGATAACTTTCATCGCGCACCACTTTTTACAGGGCAAATTGAGGGTGTAGGACCCCGTTATTGTCCAAGTATTGAAGATAAAGTCAATCGCTTTGCCGATAAAAGTCGTCATCAACTCTTTTTAGAGCCGCAAACACAAGAGGCTGTGGAATACTATATCAATGGACTTTCTACTTCACTACCTATTGATGTGCAAGAAGCGGTGATTCATAGCATTAAAGGACTAGAAAATGCACATATAACGCGCTATGGTTATGCTATTGAATATGATTATGTTGAACCTACTGAGCTTTATCATACACTTGAGACAAAAAAATGCGCAAATCTCTTCCTCGCAGGACAAATTAATGGCACTACGGGCTATGAAGAAGCTGCTGCACAAGGCATTATGGCAGGGATTAATGCTACACTTTCTTTGCAAAATAAATCTTTTACTCTTGCGCGAAATGAGGCTTATATTGGCGTAATGATTGATGATTTAGTAACAAAAGGCACAAAAGAACCCTATCGTGTTTTTACTTCACGTGCCGAATATCGTCTTTTGCTGCGAGAGGATAATGCGTATTTGCGTCTTGGAACTTATGCATATAAATTTGGCTTAATAGATAAGGTGCGTTATACACAAATAATGGCAGATAAAACTCATATTGAGCACACAATAAATTATTTACAAAATCATCATATCACACCCTCATCAAGCAATCTCACTATGCTTGCCTCATTAGGGCTTCCACCCATTAGCGATAAAGCACTCCTTATTCATATTGTTGGTCGTGAAGAATTGGATTGTGCTCTTCTCCGCACTCTTTTGACGCATTTAGGAATAACAGATGTAGAATCTATGAGTGATTTAGCTATTGAACAGATTTTTATAGAATCTAAATATTTTGACTATATTCAAAAACAAAAGCAGCAAATAGGACAAATGAGACAAATGCTACAAGTGGAAATTCCACGAGATTTTATCTTTGATAATATCCCCGGACTAAGCCTTGAAGTGATTGAAAAACTTAAAAAATTCACCCCTAAAAGCTTATTTGAGGCAAATGAAATTAGCGGAATCACGCCTGCAAGCATTGATGTCCTGCATTTATACATCCATTTGCACCATAAAAAAAAGTCTCAAATTTTGGTATAATATTACATTTTATAAGGAGTATCAATGAAACATATTCATAAAATTAAAAATTACGCTATGGTTGGAGGATTAGGAGTTATGGCTGTTTTCGCACTCAATGCGTGCGAGCAAAATTCAGGGCAAAATAATGCTCTTAATAACACCTTACAAAATAGTCAAAAAAATGGCGCATTTGTTATCGTTGAAGAACAAAATGATGGAAGTTATAAGGTGCTTGAAGAGTATCCAAGTGAACAAACACGTGTAATGCTTAAAGATAAAAATGGACAAGAACGACTCCTCTCACAAGAAGAAATTGATGAACTTATCAAACAAGAAGAAGTTGCTATTGATTCAGGACAAAGTCAGCTTACAAATCCAAATGGCGGTGGCTTAGGACTAGGCGGAGCAATACTTGCAAGTGCTGCAGGAGCGATTCTTGGTAGCTATATCGGTAATAAACTCTTTAATAATCCTAATTATCAAGCAAATTCCCAACGCAATTACAAATCGCCTCAAGCTTATGAGCGAAGTAAAAATAGTTTTAATAGTGCTAAAACAGGTGCAAGTGGTGCAAGCAAAACAAGTAGTGGCAAAAGTGGATTCTTTGGAGGGGGCAATAGCTCTCAATCAACAAGCACAAACAGAAATACAGGCAGTATGGGGAGCTAATATGACAATTACTAATATTTCACTTCCTGATAAAAATGTTTTAGAATCTATGGGGCTTACTTGGCATACAGATATGGACAATACCTCATATCTTAGTGATGAGCTTATACACATAAGCGGAGCAGAGGCAGAGGCTTACTATGAGGCAGGAAATGAGCTTTATGATATGTTTATAGAAGCTGGAGGGTATGTGATAAAAAACGACTTATTCTTTGAGCTAGACATTCCACCAAGTCTTATTGGTGCGATAAAACAAAGCTGGGAAGAAGATATACATTGGCATTTATATGGGCGGTTTGATTTGGCTGGTGGGCTTGATGGCACACCGATTAAACTTTTAGAATTTAATGCAGATACGCCGACTATGCTCTATGAAAGCGCACTTTTGCAATGGGCATTACTTAAGCATAATGGGCTTGATGAGGAGGCACAATTTAATAATATCCATAATGCTTTGAGTGAAAACTTTAAACGATTAATCACCCTTGAAGATGATACTTCTCGTTTTGAGGAGCTATATGAGGGTTGGAAAATTCTATTTTCTTGTATTTCAGATTCTTATGAAGATATTACAACTACGCGCTTTTTAGAGTATATCGCTAAAGAATCTGGCTTTATATGCGATTTTGCACCTATTGATGTTATCAATTTCTCTGCCACAGAGGGTGTAAGCCATAATGGCATAAATTATGAATTTCTTTTCAAACTCATTCCGTGGGAAAATATCGCTATTGATGAGCCTGAACTCGCACTTTTAATGAGTGAAATGATGCAAAATCATAATACAATTTTTCTTAATCCCGCCTACACATTGCTTTTTCAAAGTAAAAGAATGCTGAAGATTCTATGGGATTTATTTCCTAATCACCCTTTGCTACTTCCTGCTGATTTCTCACCTCTTCAAAATACCAAACAAGTATGCAAAAGGGCATTTGGGCGCGAGGGAGCAAATGTGGAGATTCTCAATACACAAGGGCAAAGTATAGAATCTAAAAGTGGCATTTATGGTAATCACAAGCCTGTGTATCAAGCCTTTTATGAGCTAAATACTCACAATGGTGCATTTTATCAACCAAATGTCTTTTTTGCTTATGAATCTTGTGGCTTAGGATTCCGTAAAGGTGGGCTTATCATTGATAATTACTCAAAATTTGTAAGCCATTGTATTCAGTAATTACTTATTTGGCTTTTGTGGATATAGCCTAGTATAGCTTTTTTTGCGTCATTTACATTTGGCGGAAAATAAAGCACTTTTATCCATTGTGTTTTATTTATATCATTACCACCTATAAGGCTTATTAAAAGAATCTTGTCTTCATCTTTGGTAAAGACTTTAGATATTACCTTGCCATTTGGACTTTGGCGGATATTGACATACTCATCTTGTGTATGTAAAGCCAAATGAGTATATCCGCTTCCACTATAATCCCTTCTATTATAAAACTTGAGTTTTGGTTGAGAGATAAATGTAATATTTTTGACGTTCAGTATTTGGTCACCATAATCATTCAAGCCATAGGCTATTTGTGCATTTGTAGTATCGCCATTAAAATTTTTTAGCATATTGCTTCGCTTATTTGCTACTTCAAGCCAAACTTCAATCTCATATTGAGCAAGCCCTTTTTGAATCTCATTTGGCAAAGCAAGTTGAAACAAACTCTTATCAAGGACATTGATGGGTTGTTCTCCTAGATATGTATTGAGCAAAAAAGGTTGAGAACTCTCATATCTTACTCCATCGTAGCCAGCCATCCATTTAAAGACAAGTGTGCCTTGTAGTTTGAGTGGCTTTTTTAAACTTAGCATTATAAAGTTTTCACCATCACTGCGCACTGCACAAAAATCATTTATGCCTTCATCTCTAAAATCACATACCTCTGGTATTTCAAAATATGTATTAATAAAATTTACATTGTTTTCACTAAAATATCTTGTTATAAAATAATCTCTATAAAGTTTAAATCCTTGCTCGTATAAAGCAAAATCAGGGACTTTTTGAAATTGATTTATCTTTTGGATAATCCTAAAATCTGACACAAGCAATAAATCTTGCGTTGCGGATTGTTTATTTGTTTTAAGATATTTTGCAAGGATTGATTGTTGCACTTCATTTAAGGATTTTTTTGCCTCTAATTTTGGTAGTAAAAAATCTCTTATAAAAATGCGTATAATTCTCTCATCATTAGAATTTCTTATATACCATTGGGGAAGTTTTAGAATCTCTTGCAGACTAAGCTTCTTATCCTTACTCCAATACCCATTAATTTTAGGGATAAGTTTTGAATTTCTAAACATACCCTCAACATTGCAATCCTCACTTACAGCCCAAGCATTGAGATTTTGATGAAAAGAATGCGTGCTTTTAAACATTCCTCTCATATCTTTTACTTTAGCTACATTCCAAGAGCTTATATCTTGATTAAAGTATTCTTGATTAACAAACATCTCAACCATACTTGTAACATTACTTGTATCCCAAGTTTCTATACCTTTAAAAAATTCATTTCCCCTAATAATATCTACATCAAATAATCCACTCATATCCGTGATTTTACTTGTATCAATTCTATCAAGTGGTGTGCCTTGTCTGATAAGAGAGATAAGCTCCTTTTTGTTTTGAGGAATAATTTTTCTTTCACTCTCTTTGGCAGTTTTTAACTCTGTAAGCAAAACTTGCTTTGAATAAGAGCTAAGTCCTACTAACAAACATATCGCCATAAAAACAAACTTCATCATTCTTTTTCCCTCCTTGAAATATTAATCCACTCTAAAATGAGCTCCTATACTTTGTTTGCGCTTTAAAGCGGATTGAACAATCTTTTTTGCTACAAGCAGTCTTAAGCGTAACATACGCCCGATATGAGATTCTAACATCACTTCAATCCCTCCAAGTGCAGAATCTAATCCACTTTGAGAGCGAATAATCCCCACCTTATCCCACATAATCTCACGCAAAACATTTTTAAGCTTACTATCACCCTCTTTTTCTAGCACCTCATCGCATACAGGAAAATGTCGAATAGGTGTTTGCGTCCGATTCTCTACAATATGTTGGGCTACATTTTTACCAAAGATAAGCCCCTCAAGGAGCGAGTTTGAAGCAAGGCGATTTGCCCCGTGAACTCCATTACACGCGCATTCTCCAATCGCATAGAGATTACTCATGCCCTGCACGAGAGAATCTGCATTTGTCAAAATACCGCCCATTGAATAATGAAATGCTGGTGAAATGGGTATTTTATCTGTAGGGATATTAAGTTTGCAAGTGTGCAAATCGCGGAATATGTTAGGAAAACGCGCTCTAAACCCATCATAAGTAAATGCACTTAAATCCAAAAAAGCCTCTTGCTGATATTTAAGACAATAATCCATAATCCCTCGTGCCACAATATCACGCGGAGCAAGCTCCCCTCGCTCATCGTAATCAAACAAAAATCTCCTGCCCTCTCTATCAACAATCACTCCACCCTCGCCGCGCACTGCTTCAGAGATAAGATATTTTCGTGCTTGAGGATTATTGATATAAGTCGTAGGGTGAAATTGTAACATTTCCATATCTTGCAAGGCGAGATTATGTTCTAAAATAATGCCGTGTATGTCGCTACTGATTGTATAGGCATTTGTGTGGTACTTAAATAATCCCCCAACACCCCCACTTGCAATAACTATATGATGTGCATAGAGATTATGTAATCCGGATTTTGTCTGCACACATACGCCATAGCATTTATCCTCTTCAATGAGCAAATCTACTACTTCAGCATTTTTCCACAATGTCGCACGAAGTTTATCAATAAGATGCGTATGAAGACTACGCCCTGTGGCATCTCCTCCTGAATGGACGATTCTCGCGTGAGAATGCCCTCCCTCTTTAGCATAAAGCAGCGCACCCCTTTCATCTCTATCAAATGCTAAACCACTTGCAATAAGCTCACTAAGAATCTCATTGCTACCTTTTACAAGCCTATTGACACATTCTAGGGTATTTAAACGTGCGCCTGCAAGAAGCGTATCTTGTATATGCAAAGGGACATCACTTTCATCTTTTGCTATGCTTATACCGCCTTGTGCATAGAATGTATTGCATTCCCAAGGTTGAGCCTTACATAAAATTAATACTTTTAAATCAGGAGGCAAATGTCTCGCACAATACAATCCTGCCACTCCTGCGCCAATGATAATCACATCATATTGTCCCATTACCAGTCCCGTTCTTCACTTGGTGAGGGTGTAGAATCTATACCATAAAAAAGCACTTTTTTGTTATGAGTTTGGGGATTTTCAGATTCTACTTCTTGCTTTGTTGGTTCTTTATAAAACGGGTTTGCTTTGTATCCACAACCTACAAAAAAAATAAATACCAAATATGCTAAAATCATCAAATGAAAACAATAGATAATACGAAAAATATGTGCCATATACGCTCCTATCTTAAGCGAGACTTTCCTCATCTAGCACCTAGACTAGACAAACAAAGTGAGATTGCACGCTTTAAAAATACCTTTCTTACGCCTTTAGAAAGGGAGCAGATTCTATTTATCTTCCCTAAAAATAATCAATTACTTTTTGCCTTTAAACACAAAGCTTTATGCGTAGAGTTTAATCATTATAAGCATAAATATATAATAAAGACTTTAAAACAGCATAAAGAACTTTTCCCAACACTTAGCTCTATTGAAAAAGTATATGCATATGCCCCTA from Helicobacter hepaticus ATCC 51449 carries:
- a CDS encoding ribonuclease HII translates to MWVAGIDEAGRGCICGGLFIAGIIANEQVIAQFGAKDSKKMLPKQRVRVYNALLDSQKRGEIGFYVAQIQAWDIDKYGLSWAMRSGIEEVLSYLGSYMLEQNILVQNQPLDIVIDGNTTFGAHIPTFLAHKDVHLKTLIKGDELMPIISCASVVAKVSKDSQMYMLDNLYPQYLLAKNKGYATLEHKKQIMRYGYCPHHRKSFKISP
- a CDS encoding outer membrane beta-barrel protein, which encodes MKTTKLFVSSVVALALSSSALVAEESGVFVGVGVGYGGSQIKAGSEKQNLSGISYEVIAGYKQFFTQDFGLRYYANFAYADASKKASGGDKITGNVMDYGVNVDALYNFISGDTSFGAFLGLGLGANSWGGKTFKDDKMDKTGLNLALNVGLRTEIAKAHGIEIAARVPFIATTLQKADAAGNPKVTASHTYNAGVRYIFSF
- the obgE gene encoding GTPase ObgE, producing the protein MFVDSVDIFIASGKGGAGAVSFRREKFVIHGGPDGGDGGDGGDVYVEVDNNTDTLSKFRGARHYKAKNGQPGGSRRCSGKRGNDVVIKVPLGTQILDFDTKELIVDMDTCPMRVCLLKGGKGGLGNTHFKNAANQAPTYAQSGLSGEEKHILLELKLIADVGLVGFPNVGKSTLISTLSNAKPEVANYEFTTLIPHLGVVDADEFSSFVMADIPGIIEGASGGKGLGIAFLKHIERTGFLLFVLDIMREQSLKEQWEILSLELEKFSPILSQRAFGIVLSKSDMQHLGEEFADKFDKQTQELEQFLAQKGNPQSFILPISSIQKSGLKELVFEILNSLRINPQSILQ
- the rpmA gene encoding 50S ribosomal protein L27 encodes the protein MAHKKGQGSTQNNRDSAGRRLGVKRFGSQFVRAGNIIVRQRGTKVHPGDNVGLGKDHTIYALIDGVVKFQQKDKNRKKVSVIPAS
- the rplU gene encoding 50S ribosomal protein L21; the encoded protein is MYAIFKNGGKQYKVVEGSIILLDKMSLEPKSKVELNEVLAIVDGDKTDVGTPFVKGAKIEAEVINEGRGKKVVTFKKRRRKDSKTKRGFRRDFTRVRILKIVAK
- a CDS encoding M23 family metallopeptidase, with the translated sequence MFFMRIFTPIFILLCCCFNALYALEPNTAYNGTTFIYHTDKPLSLSYNKKMLHFMSHPTQKDVFIAFIPIGYYDKNVKTLKNGSKTALEITILQKTYKKEQIVVSQDKITYPDNIAKRIEKERNDMLKVYRTITKGRLWDKPFIKPLDSVITSPYGTARVFNGTLKSYHGGTDFRATIGTSVKASNDGKVALVQERYLSGKTIVIDHGEGLYSVYFHLNDFEVKQGDTIKRGQIIAKSGDTGRVSGAHLHFGIIINGTNVDAMDFIEQVNTLFDT
- a CDS encoding Crp/Fnr family transcriptional regulator encodes the protein MKKKALRSIGVFSNLSEESLNELENITKLQYIERNAILHYEGELLQSASLIARGCVELYKMDKNDNEMFLCYVDNKRKGARLINAFGSFEPYEATANVRGVEPSEIVLLDLAKLAQLVTSNIEISNAFLSEFMDKMIVFKNFITFKETYDSTSRVAYMLYTQIERFNQVQRQIIARELNIKLETLSRILQKMFQQGLIAKNERSEVYIKDTDAFIKLYGEVKTSRIK
- the mnmG gene encoding tRNA uridine-5-carboxymethylaminomethyl(34) synthesis enzyme MnmG, producing the protein MQYDILVIGGGHAGVEASIVSAKMGAKTHLITLLIQNIALASCNPAVGGLGKGHLVKEIDALGGVMGVITDKCGIQFRILNASKGPAVRGTRAQIDMDRYSIFAKEIALNTPNLTISQESVESLIYEQDSKGRYIVKGVTTNIGKTYFAKKVILTTGTFLRGLVHIGETKLQNGRFGEMSPQNLSNSLQDMGLTLGRLKTGTCARIDGRSIDFSALEIHNGDEKPPHFSYKTINFSPTQLPCFVTYTNENTHKIIRDNFHRAPLFTGQIEGVGPRYCPSIEDKVNRFADKSRHQLFLEPQTQEAVEYYINGLSTSLPIDVQEAVIHSIKGLENAHITRYGYAIEYDYVEPTELYHTLETKKCANLFLAGQINGTTGYEEAAAQGIMAGINATLSLQNKSFTLARNEAYIGVMIDDLVTKGTKEPYRVFTSRAEYRLLLREDNAYLRLGTYAYKFGLIDKVRYTQIMADKTHIEHTINYLQNHHITPSSSNLTMLASLGLPPISDKALLIHIVGREELDCALLRTLLTHLGITDVESMSDLAIEQIFIESKYFDYIQKQKQQIGQMRQMLQVEIPRDFIFDNIPGLSLEVIEKLKKFTPKSLFEANEISGITPASIDVLHLYIHLHHKKKSQILV
- a CDS encoding UPF0323 family lipoprotein, which translates into the protein MKHIHKIKNYAMVGGLGVMAVFALNACEQNSGQNNALNNTLQNSQKNGAFVIVEEQNDGSYKVLEEYPSEQTRVMLKDKNGQERLLSQEEIDELIKQEEVAIDSGQSQLTNPNGGGLGLGGAILASAAGAILGSYIGNKLFNNPNYQANSQRNYKSPQAYERSKNSFNSAKTGASGASKTSSGKSGFFGGGNSSQSTSTNRNTGSMGS
- a CDS encoding glutathionylspermidine synthase family protein, with amino-acid sequence MTITNISLPDKNVLESMGLTWHTDMDNTSYLSDELIHISGAEAEAYYEAGNELYDMFIEAGGYVIKNDLFFELDIPPSLIGAIKQSWEEDIHWHLYGRFDLAGGLDGTPIKLLEFNADTPTMLYESALLQWALLKHNGLDEEAQFNNIHNALSENFKRLITLEDDTSRFEELYEGWKILFSCISDSYEDITTTRFLEYIAKESGFICDFAPIDVINFSATEGVSHNGINYEFLFKLIPWENIAIDEPELALLMSEMMQNHNTIFLNPAYTLLFQSKRMLKILWDLFPNHPLLLPADFSPLQNTKQVCKRAFGREGANVEILNTQGQSIESKSGIYGNHKPVYQAFYELNTHNGAFYQPNVFFAYESCGLGFRKGGLIIDNYSKFVSHCIQ